In a single window of the Serratia quinivorans genome:
- the cysE_2 gene encoding Serine acetyltransferase — MTNLFQIKEQAHWQLADIVNELRTTRLLWRERSGQSSRSGHKELPSRAVVNQIAESLRAILFPMRLGPDDLRHESEDYYVGHTLDAVLNALLAQVRLALSFSRSDEQAATPGDDEAINLKAVALVRQFASVLPTIRSRLDSDVLAAYHGDPSARSVDEVLLCFPGVNAIIHHRLAHYFYQVGVPLLARIIAEKAHGETGIDIHPGAQIDDGFFIDHGTGVVIGETAVIGKRVRLYQAVTLGAKRFVTEESGILQKGQPRHPIIEDDVVIYAGATLLGRITIGKGSSIGGNVWLTRSVKPGSNIRQANIQSDSQEFGSGI, encoded by the coding sequence ATGACTAACTTGTTCCAGATAAAAGAACAGGCCCACTGGCAACTGGCCGACATTGTGAACGAACTGCGCACCACGCGGCTGCTCTGGCGTGAGCGCAGTGGCCAGTCTTCGCGCTCCGGGCACAAGGAACTGCCTTCCAGAGCGGTCGTCAACCAGATTGCCGAATCCCTGCGGGCCATACTCTTCCCGATGCGGCTGGGGCCGGACGATTTACGGCATGAAAGCGAAGATTACTATGTCGGCCATACGCTGGATGCGGTACTGAATGCCTTATTGGCTCAGGTGCGTCTGGCCCTGAGTTTCAGCCGTTCGGACGAGCAGGCCGCGACGCCCGGCGACGACGAAGCCATCAATCTGAAAGCGGTGGCGCTGGTTCGCCAGTTCGCCAGCGTGCTGCCGACAATCCGCAGTCGTCTGGATAGCGACGTTCTGGCGGCCTACCATGGCGACCCTTCGGCACGCAGCGTTGACGAGGTTTTACTGTGTTTCCCCGGCGTTAACGCCATTATCCATCATCGGTTGGCACACTATTTCTATCAGGTGGGCGTGCCGCTGTTGGCACGGATTATCGCGGAGAAGGCGCATGGTGAAACCGGTATCGATATTCATCCCGGCGCGCAAATTGACGACGGATTCTTTATTGACCACGGTACCGGCGTGGTGATTGGCGAAACCGCCGTTATCGGCAAGCGAGTGCGGCTCTATCAGGCAGTGACGCTGGGTGCCAAGCGGTTTGTGACCGAAGAGTCCGGCATCTTGCAGAAAGGGCAGCCACGCCACCCGATTATCGAGGACGACGTGGTTATCTATGCCGGGGCCACCTTGTTGGGCCGGATCACCATCGGCAAAGGTTCTTCTATTGGCGGCAATGTGTGGCTGACGCGCAGCGTAAAACCCGGCAGCAATATCCGCCAGGCCAATATCCAGAGTGACAGCCAGGAGTTTGGTTCCGGGATTTGA
- the mmpI gene encoding 35 kDa antigen: protein MSQQNEARLALGDNAARQLANATKTAPQLSILTPRWLVHLLQWTPVEAGIFRLNKVKNPLNVQVACSQRDEGLLPQTYVDYEEAPREYFLNAVTTILDVHTRVSDLYSSPHDQIREQLRLTIETIKERQENELINNPEYGLLASVDESQRISTLTGAPTPDDLDELITKVWKEPGFFLAHPLAIAAFGRECTRRGVPPPTVSLFGSQFLTWRGLPLIPSDKLPIDDEGKTKIILLRTGEKRQGVIGLYQPGVAGEQSPGLSVRFMGINRNAIASYLISLYCSLAVLTEDAVAVLDDVDVSKYHDYPDSYK, encoded by the coding sequence ATGTCACAACAAAATGAAGCCCGCCTTGCATTAGGGGATAATGCTGCGCGGCAATTAGCCAACGCAACAAAAACCGCCCCGCAATTATCTATTCTGACGCCGCGCTGGCTGGTGCATCTGCTGCAATGGACGCCGGTAGAAGCGGGTATATTCCGGCTTAACAAGGTAAAAAATCCGCTCAATGTGCAGGTTGCCTGCTCGCAGCGAGATGAAGGATTATTACCGCAAACCTATGTTGATTACGAAGAGGCGCCGCGTGAGTATTTTCTTAATGCCGTGACCACCATTCTGGATGTGCATACCCGGGTATCCGATTTATACAGCAGCCCGCACGATCAAATTCGCGAACAGCTGCGTCTGACGATTGAAACCATTAAAGAGCGCCAGGAGAATGAGCTGATCAATAACCCTGAGTACGGGTTGTTGGCCAGCGTTGATGAGTCGCAACGTATTTCTACCCTGACCGGCGCGCCGACGCCCGACGATCTGGACGAATTGATCACCAAAGTGTGGAAGGAACCGGGTTTCTTCCTGGCCCATCCTCTGGCCATTGCTGCCTTTGGCCGTGAGTGCACTCGCCGTGGCGTGCCACCGCCGACCGTCAGCCTGTTTGGTTCGCAGTTCCTCACCTGGCGCGGTCTGCCGCTGATCCCATCCGATAAGTTACCGATCGATGACGAGGGTAAAACCAAGATTATCCTGTTGCGTACCGGCGAAAAACGCCAGGGTGTGATCGGTCTGTATCAGCCGGGCGTCGCCGGTGAACAGAGTCCGGGGTTGTCGGTGCGCTTTATGGGGATTAACCGCAATGCGATCGCCTCCTACCTGATCTCACTTTATTGCTCATTGGCGGTTCTGACCGAAGATGCCGTTGCCGTTTTAGACGATGTTGATGTGAGCAAATATCATGACTATCCAGACAGTTACAAGTAG